In one Haloplanus salinus genomic region, the following are encoded:
- a CDS encoding DUF555 domain-containing protein: MDCRVVVEAAVPVYDVETPDEAIRIAIAKTGEMLNPDLNYVEIEMGSRTAPSGEELPPAFIAADEALVALELEMKVFNVEQEEHASRIARKEIGQRLENVPLSVLRIDPIETEDETESTDEDEDEDDDLIPEFEELVDE, encoded by the coding sequence ATGGACTGTCGAGTCGTCGTCGAGGCAGCGGTTCCGGTGTACGACGTAGAGACTCCCGACGAGGCGATCCGTATCGCCATCGCCAAAACCGGCGAGATGTTGAATCCGGACCTCAACTACGTCGAAATCGAGATGGGGTCTCGGACCGCCCCGTCGGGCGAGGAACTGCCGCCCGCCTTCATCGCCGCCGACGAGGCGCTCGTGGCCCTCGAACTGGAGATGAAGGTGTTCAACGTCGAGCAGGAGGAACACGCGTCGCGGATCGCGCGCAAGGAGATCGGCCAGCGACTCGAGAACGTCCCCCTCTCGGTGCTACGGATCGATCCCATCGAGACCGAGGACGAGACGGAGTCGACAGACGAGGACGAGGACGAGGACGACGACCTCATTCCGGAGTTCGAGGAACTGGTCGACGAGTGA
- a CDS encoding ArsR/SmtB family transcription factor: MTQATERLRRYLDDELGECRSEDVSRRLDELDALEATLGRARVDAELDVLSALANGTRYTLTRVLVAAAEELCVCELHAVVDVSESGLSHALSTLVDAGLVEWRKDGRWKKYRATNRAVALVTVLEGTVGE, translated from the coding sequence ATGACACAGGCAACGGAACGACTGCGACGGTATCTCGACGACGAACTCGGTGAGTGCCGCAGCGAGGACGTAAGTCGGCGCCTCGACGAACTCGACGCGCTCGAAGCGACGCTCGGGCGGGCGCGGGTGGACGCCGAACTCGACGTGCTCTCGGCGCTCGCCAACGGGACGCGCTACACCCTCACCCGAGTCCTCGTGGCCGCGGCCGAGGAACTCTGCGTCTGCGAACTGCACGCGGTCGTCGACGTGAGCGAGAGCGGTCTCAGTCACGCCCTCTCGACGCTCGTCGACGCGGGGCTGGTCGAGTGGCGCAAGGACGGCCGCTGGAAGAAGTACCGCGCGACCAACCGCGCGGTAGCGCTGGTGACGGTCCTGGAGGGGACCGTCGGTGAGTAA
- a CDS encoding SipW-dependent-type signal peptide-containing protein translates to MTNDDSAALNISRRKTLAALGTIGVASAGAGLGTSAYFSDQETFTNNRLTAGTLDMVVDWEEHYSDWTGDEIEYARMPQGGEEPDYVLPAPDNNPNAEDIELVFTGTQEEFWDATAVEAYPDADNDGLQDPIEVPCDDLGSLDDVLSSDDRTEGEVNGQTTNPGDPLISLQDVKPGDFGEVTLSFHLCENPGFVWFGGDLVRHVDGENTEPEIDDPDEQQSAAEIGPETEGELADQIQIRAWYDDCDNIYEPETPAACAYHLFDTSGTMEQNLNTGDGDARDKEDVAANIAGQVTEYLDTIDDGGDDGTLAAAPSSVAEMGGNDGGTNQRIGNSTVEQAVLDEIDVTPDTSTGGINAADLIDGLETAQSTLEACENENKVLLVYTNGDSRPGDEADRQDVYDAAAAAKAAGIIIKVVAFDVDAGSNAENFLETVGDEVYLVQSAGSAGDVDSQRDDVASAINAQFDDVTAGEELLYEGTLLDFLESNPFDPDNNQLGYPLDGDIPAEEGGGMGRNCFSATTTHCIGFEWWLPIDHGNEVQGDIVEFDLGFYTEQCRHNDGEGMNSETVNG, encoded by the coding sequence ATGACAAACGACGACTCCGCCGCACTCAACATCTCGCGGCGCAAGACACTCGCTGCACTCGGAACGATCGGTGTCGCCTCCGCTGGGGCAGGGCTGGGAACGTCCGCGTACTTCTCCGACCAGGAGACGTTCACGAACAACCGGCTCACGGCCGGCACGCTCGACATGGTGGTCGACTGGGAGGAACACTACTCCGACTGGACGGGCGACGAAATCGAGTACGCTCGCATGCCGCAGGGAGGCGAGGAGCCGGATTACGTCCTCCCCGCGCCCGACAACAACCCGAACGCCGAGGACATCGAACTCGTCTTCACCGGGACTCAGGAGGAGTTCTGGGACGCCACGGCCGTCGAGGCCTACCCCGACGCGGACAACGACGGGCTACAGGACCCCATCGAGGTGCCGTGTGACGACCTCGGCAGCCTCGACGACGTGCTGAGCAGCGACGACCGGACCGAAGGCGAAGTGAACGGCCAGACCACCAACCCTGGCGACCCGCTCATCAGCCTCCAGGACGTGAAGCCCGGTGACTTCGGCGAGGTCACGCTCAGCTTCCACCTCTGTGAGAACCCCGGCTTCGTCTGGTTCGGCGGCGACCTCGTCCGTCACGTCGACGGGGAGAACACCGAACCCGAGATCGACGACCCGGACGAACAACAGAGTGCGGCGGAAATCGGGCCGGAGACGGAAGGCGAACTCGCCGACCAGATCCAGATTCGCGCGTGGTACGACGACTGCGACAACATCTACGAGCCGGAGACGCCGGCCGCCTGTGCGTACCACCTGTTCGACACCTCGGGCACGATGGAGCAGAACCTCAACACCGGCGACGGCGACGCCCGGGATAAGGAGGACGTGGCCGCCAACATCGCGGGGCAGGTCACCGAATACCTCGACACCATCGACGACGGCGGCGACGACGGGACGTTGGCCGCCGCGCCGAGTTCGGTCGCCGAGATGGGCGGTAACGACGGCGGTACCAACCAACGGATCGGCAACTCCACCGTCGAGCAGGCCGTCCTCGACGAGATCGACGTCACGCCCGACACGTCGACCGGCGGGATCAACGCCGCCGACCTGATCGACGGACTCGAAACCGCTCAATCGACGCTCGAAGCCTGCGAGAACGAGAACAAGGTCCTTCTCGTCTACACGAACGGTGACAGCCGGCCGGGCGATGAGGCTGACCGACAGGACGTCTACGACGCGGCCGCAGCCGCGAAGGCCGCCGGCATCATCATCAAGGTCGTCGCCTTCGACGTCGACGCCGGTAGCAACGCCGAGAACTTCCTCGAAACGGTCGGTGACGAAGTGTACCTCGTCCAGTCGGCGGGCTCCGCCGGGGACGTGGACTCGCAGAGGGACGACGTCGCCTCGGCGATCAACGCCCAGTTCGACGATGTGACCGCCGGCGAAGAGCTACTATACGAGGGGACGCTGCTGGACTTCCTCGAGAGCAACCCGTTCGATCCCGACAACAATCAGCTCGGATACCCCCTCGACGGGGACATCCCGGCCGAGGAGGGTGGCGGCATGGGCCGGAACTGTTTCTCGGCCACGACCACCCACTGCATCGGCTTCGAGTGGTGGCTGCCCATCGACCACGGCAACGAGGTGCAGGGCGACATCGTCGAGTTCGACCTCGGCTTCTACACCGAGCAGTGCCGCCACAACGACGGCGAGGGCATGAACAGCGAGACGGTCAACGGCTAA
- a CDS encoding universal stress protein, with the protein MDVLVAIDGSDESTAALERALGVTDAMDGSVTVAYAVDPSVFDLGGSAPVSGLSDADRRLIVESVEDTERRGMDVLDDAAALAADRGRTVETELLYGDPVRAITGFAESEGFDAIYVGHRGLSERTERLVGSVAKGIVERTPITVTVVR; encoded by the coding sequence ATGGACGTCCTCGTCGCCATCGACGGCTCCGACGAATCGACCGCCGCGCTCGAACGCGCCCTTGGCGTCACGGACGCCATGGACGGCTCGGTCACGGTCGCCTACGCCGTCGACCCGTCCGTCTTCGATTTGGGGGGCTCCGCCCCCGTCTCCGGACTCTCCGACGCCGACCGGCGGCTGATCGTGGAGAGCGTCGAGGACACCGAACGGCGTGGGATGGACGTCCTCGACGACGCCGCGGCCCTCGCCGCCGACCGTGGGCGGACGGTCGAGACCGAACTTCTCTACGGCGATCCGGTCCGTGCGATTACGGGGTTCGCCGAGAGCGAGGGGTTCGACGCCATCTACGTCGGGCATCGTGGTCTGTCCGAGCGGACCGAACGACTGGTCGGCAGCGTCGCGAAAGGCATCGTCGAGCGAACGCCGATCACCGTGACGGTCGTGCGCTGA
- a CDS encoding universal stress protein, producing MYRVLVPVDSNTNRARHQAQYVARLPDADSAVAATVLHVAPPDRFTAGDEVSFSTIDSAATAAEELERAGVEVTRRADGGSVSRAIVDAVTDVDADEVVMGGRKRSGVTTVLLGSTVQDVLLSTERPVTVTGDGVSLGEGTRKVLVPVDGHEERARQQARYVAGLPGDPSAVEATVFYVFRHQDYTGAPSHEFADVDSAVIAAEMLEDAGVTVERVAEGGEVARRILRAAEDRTVDGIVMGGRKRSGVQKVLLGSTVRDVLLSAERPVTLTG from the coding sequence ATGTATCGAGTGCTCGTCCCCGTCGATTCGAACACGAACCGTGCGCGGCACCAAGCCCAGTACGTCGCCCGCCTCCCCGACGCCGACTCGGCCGTCGCGGCGACGGTGCTTCACGTCGCGCCGCCGGACCGATTCACCGCGGGCGACGAGGTGTCGTTCTCGACGATCGACAGCGCCGCCACCGCCGCCGAGGAACTCGAACGCGCTGGGGTCGAGGTGACCCGCCGCGCCGACGGCGGGAGCGTCTCGCGAGCCATCGTGGACGCCGTCACGGACGTCGACGCCGACGAGGTAGTGATGGGCGGACGGAAGCGTTCGGGCGTCACGACGGTCCTGCTCGGCAGCACGGTCCAAGACGTGTTGCTCTCGACGGAGCGGCCGGTCACGGTGACGGGTGATGGGGTGAGCCTCGGCGAGGGGACGCGAAAAGTACTCGTTCCGGTCGACGGGCACGAGGAACGGGCACGGCAACAGGCGCGATACGTCGCGGGACTGCCGGGTGATCCGTCGGCCGTCGAGGCGACCGTGTTCTACGTCTTCCGCCACCAGGACTACACGGGCGCGCCGTCCCACGAGTTCGCGGACGTCGACAGCGCGGTGATAGCCGCCGAGATGCTCGAAGACGCCGGGGTTACCGTCGAACGCGTCGCCGAGGGCGGCGAAGTCGCCAGGCGCATTTTGCGGGCCGCCGAGGACCGCACCGTCGACGGCATCGTCATGGGCGGGCGAAAGCGCTCCGGGGTGCAGAAGGTGCTCCTCGGCAGCACGGTCCGAGACGTGTTGCTCTCCGCGGAGCGGCCGGTGACGCTGACCGGGTAG
- a CDS encoding metal-dependent hydrolase, with translation MLPTHAIAGMVLALPVAYARPEFAAVALVAGFVGGAMPDLDLYAGHRKTLHYPVYGPPLAAAALLVAAWQPTAATVGVAVALAAAALHSLADVLGGGLELRPWEATSERAVYDHHRSRWLAPRRWVRYDGSPRDLLLAVALAAPLLVTLDAPLRVLVFATLAVAVGYTAVRRVLPGLAVFVVDRLLAPVAPGRAFAYVPARYRERTGGDAPADGSS, from the coding sequence ATGCTCCCGACCCACGCCATCGCGGGGATGGTCCTCGCGCTCCCGGTGGCGTACGCCCGTCCGGAGTTCGCCGCCGTCGCCCTCGTTGCGGGCTTCGTGGGCGGCGCGATGCCCGACCTCGACCTGTACGCCGGCCATCGAAAGACGCTCCACTATCCGGTGTACGGGCCGCCGCTGGCGGCGGCTGCGCTCCTGGTCGCGGCGTGGCAGCCCACGGCCGCGACGGTCGGCGTCGCCGTCGCCCTCGCGGCCGCGGCTCTCCACAGCCTGGCAGACGTTCTGGGGGGCGGACTCGAACTCCGGCCGTGGGAGGCCACCTCGGAACGGGCCGTCTACGACCACCACCGCAGCCGGTGGCTCGCGCCCCGTCGGTGGGTGCGCTACGACGGCTCGCCGCGTGATCTGCTCCTCGCCGTCGCCCTCGCCGCCCCCTTGCTCGTGACCCTCGACGCCCCGCTCCGCGTCCTCGTGTTCGCGACGCTGGCCGTCGCCGTCGGCTACACCGCCGTCCGGCGCGTCCTCCCCGGCCTCGCCGTGTTCGTCGTCGACCGCCTGCTCGCACCGGTCGCTCCCGGGCGCGCCTTCGCGTACGTCCCCGCGCGCTATCGGGAGCGCACGGGCGGCGACGCGCCCGCGGACGGATCGTCGTAG
- a CDS encoding UPF0058 family protein, with translation MKKQELIHLHGLLAEVEKQCAAWHDDEIDLTAYEEMGVRPTSIHKSKTDHKAAVFKLANGITSSLETTEERVAPHAD, from the coding sequence ATGAAAAAGCAGGAGCTCATTCACCTGCACGGCCTCCTCGCGGAGGTAGAGAAACAGTGCGCAGCATGGCACGACGACGAAATCGACCTGACCGCCTACGAGGAGATGGGGGTACGACCCACATCCATCCACAAATCGAAGACGGACCACAAGGCGGCTGTTTTTAAATTGGCGAACGGAATCACTTCTTCCCTGGAAACGACCGAGGAGCGCGTCGCTCCTCACGCGGACTGA
- a CDS encoding DUF7344 domain-containing protein → MAQESIDPDEAFALLSNRRRRHLLYLLARRDEARSVRVVARELIGRLEGTDPTEIGDGTYRSVYVSLYQRHVPRLAAAGIVDYDETERRVRLVHGRRTETLLRLVGIDPNGPRAVGRRTWTLLTGAAVGATLCGLLALVDRSWLVPWTGVVAGLLAYRVWQYTGSTRTPPIDDGDLVAADRSATDVVDDGPHPDHR, encoded by the coding sequence ATGGCACAGGAGAGCATCGATCCGGACGAGGCGTTCGCGCTCCTGAGCAACCGCCGGCGCCGACACCTGCTGTATCTGCTCGCACGGCGTGACGAGGCGCGGTCGGTACGGGTGGTCGCGCGCGAACTGATCGGTCGCCTCGAAGGGACCGATCCCACGGAAATCGGCGACGGGACGTACCGGAGCGTCTACGTCTCGCTCTATCAGCGCCACGTGCCCCGGCTGGCCGCGGCGGGTATCGTCGACTACGACGAGACGGAGCGGCGGGTTCGGCTCGTCCACGGCCGACGGACCGAGACGCTCCTGCGACTCGTCGGTATCGACCCGAACGGCCCGCGAGCCGTCGGCCGGCGAACGTGGACGCTGTTGACCGGCGCCGCCGTCGGCGCGACACTCTGTGGCCTGCTCGCGCTCGTCGATCGGAGTTGGCTCGTCCCCTGGACCGGGGTGGTGGCCGGCCTCTTGGCGTATCGGGTGTGGCAGTACACCGGGTCGACGCGAACCCCGCCCATCGACGACGGCGACCTGGTGGCGGCCGATCGTTCAGCCACGGACGTCGTAGACGACGGCCCCCATCCCGACCACCGATAG
- a CDS encoding DUF7836 family putative zinc-binding protein yields the protein MVEAFVRLLCPECGKDWEDGPTDLPGHRENFNCPNCHATRRLAEFMRTERDLELVKQFE from the coding sequence ATGGTCGAAGCGTTCGTCAGGCTGCTGTGTCCCGAGTGCGGGAAAGACTGGGAGGACGGGCCGACGGACCTCCCCGGTCATCGGGAGAACTTCAACTGCCCGAACTGCCACGCGACGCGTCGGCTCGCGGAGTTCATGCGGACCGAACGCGATCTGGAACTCGTGAAACAGTTCGAGTGA
- a CDS encoding CBS domain-containing protein, whose translation MDIAETVTEEFVEFAPEARVSKLVGAFDDPAVTGVVVRGDEFEGVVTRRQLATSHHQPAERVGSLVHHVPRLAPDEDVRKVARLMIESDSQLLPVFEGERLLGVVTADDVLRHVQSFLDAATVAQAATADLVSLSPDSTFGDALHTFREHHVTHLPVVEKGTAVGVLSLYDVAGLTVRAANRSQGGDPSDAASVGGGRSRGGFGAREGELDRVLDLPIRDLMTSPVRTIGRNETLAAAVSAMFAAGTSSLIVTADGRPDGIVTKTDVLDSLTWEAGGNRAVQVYGTDLLDDVSYDEVVAMVDKFDDHDSDLTVLDAKIHLHEHDETRRGTPLLLARMRLHTDRGLFVASGEGYGASHAINEARDVLERQLRDRKTRGRSKKRPDEEFWTKRFGWMMPEG comes from the coding sequence ATGGATATCGCTGAGACCGTTACCGAGGAGTTCGTCGAGTTCGCGCCCGAGGCGCGCGTCTCGAAACTCGTCGGCGCCTTCGACGACCCGGCCGTCACCGGCGTCGTCGTTCGCGGCGACGAGTTCGAGGGCGTGGTCACCCGGCGACAGCTCGCCACCTCACACCACCAGCCGGCGGAGAGGGTCGGGTCGCTGGTCCACCACGTCCCTCGACTCGCGCCCGACGAGGACGTCCGGAAGGTCGCCCGGCTCATGATCGAGAGCGACTCGCAGCTCCTGCCGGTGTTCGAGGGCGAGCGACTGCTCGGCGTCGTCACCGCCGACGACGTCCTCCGGCACGTCCAGTCGTTCCTCGACGCGGCGACCGTCGCGCAGGCCGCCACCGCCGACCTCGTCTCCCTATCCCCGGACTCGACGTTCGGCGACGCGCTCCACACCTTCCGTGAGCACCACGTCACCCACCTCCCGGTCGTCGAGAAGGGCACGGCCGTCGGCGTCCTCAGCCTCTACGACGTGGCGGGGCTGACGGTCCGCGCCGCGAACAGGAGTCAGGGCGGCGATCCGAGCGACGCTGCGTCCGTCGGCGGCGGCCGTTCCCGCGGCGGCTTCGGCGCCCGCGAGGGCGAACTCGACCGAGTCCTCGACCTGCCGATCCGGGATCTGATGACGTCGCCGGTCCGGACCATCGGCCGAAACGAGACGCTGGCGGCGGCCGTCTCGGCGATGTTCGCCGCGGGCACCTCGTCGCTGATCGTGACCGCTGACGGCCGTCCCGACGGCATCGTCACCAAGACGGACGTGCTCGACTCGCTCACCTGGGAGGCCGGCGGCAACCGCGCCGTGCAGGTGTACGGTACCGACCTCCTCGACGACGTGAGCTACGACGAGGTGGTGGCGATGGTCGACAAATTCGACGATCACGACAGCGACCTGACTGTTCTGGACGCCAAGATCCACCTCCACGAACACGACGAGACGCGTCGTGGGACGCCGCTGCTCCTCGCCCGGATGCGCCTCCACACCGACCGCGGCCTGTTCGTCGCGTCGGGCGAAGGCTACGGAGCGAGCCACGCCATCAACGAGGCGCGTGACGTGCTGGAGCGACAGCTTCGCGACCGGAAGACCCGCGGCCGCAGCAAGAAACGTCCGGACGAGGAGTTCTGGACGAAACGCTTCGGGTGGATGATGCCGGAGGGCTGA
- a CDS encoding translation initiation factor IF-2 subunit beta: protein MDYEDSLDRALTETPEVGDAADRFQVPDPEVRPEGNVTSYENFQATIDRLNRDQGHLLKFLQSELGTSASIDDRGRARFTGDFRQSRVADALDGYVESFVTCSECGSPDTRLVEERGATVLKCDACGALSAVPDL, encoded by the coding sequence ATGGATTACGAAGACAGTCTCGACCGCGCGCTGACCGAGACCCCCGAGGTAGGCGACGCCGCCGACCGGTTCCAAGTCCCCGACCCGGAGGTGCGCCCCGAGGGCAACGTCACCAGCTACGAGAACTTTCAGGCGACCATCGACCGGCTGAACCGGGACCAAGGGCATCTCCTCAAGTTCCTCCAGTCGGAACTCGGCACGAGCGCCAGCATCGACGACCGGGGCCGTGCCCGGTTCACCGGTGATTTCAGACAGTCCCGCGTCGCCGACGCCCTCGACGGATACGTCGAGTCGTTCGTGACGTGTTCGGAGTGTGGCTCCCCCGACACGCGGCTGGTGGAGGAGCGCGGCGCGACGGTGTTGAAATGCGACGCATGCGGGGCGCTGTCGGCCGTTCCCGACCTCTAA
- a CDS encoding DUF7344 domain-containing protein: MSSTQAVEPEAGAEEPSPERLDRIFTILQNRRRRLVLEYLREHDSTTQGDLARHVAAVENDVPESAVTSTQRKRVYVSLYQAHLPKLDDFGAISFDQDRGTVDRTPRTDELLRYLDRFEDGGRATTPSERQFGPSTVALLGSALFVAFVGELGMVPTDLSLGVAVLLSVVGMGAVVYDVRG; this comes from the coding sequence ATGAGTTCGACGCAGGCCGTCGAGCCGGAGGCGGGGGCGGAAGAGCCGTCGCCGGAGCGGCTGGATCGAATCTTCACCATCCTCCAGAACCGTCGACGCCGGCTCGTGCTGGAGTATCTCCGGGAGCACGACTCCACGACGCAGGGGGACCTCGCACGACACGTCGCGGCCGTCGAGAACGACGTCCCCGAGTCGGCCGTCACCTCCACCCAGCGCAAGCGGGTGTACGTCTCCCTGTATCAGGCGCACCTCCCGAAACTCGACGACTTCGGCGCCATCTCGTTCGACCAGGATAGGGGAACCGTCGATCGGACGCCGCGGACCGACGAACTGCTGCGGTATCTCGACCGGTTCGAGGACGGGGGGCGGGCGACGACGCCCTCGGAGCGCCAGTTCGGCCCGAGTACCGTCGCCCTCCTCGGGAGTGCCCTCTTCGTCGCCTTCGTCGGCGAACTCGGAATGGTGCCTACCGACCTCTCGCTCGGCGTGGCCGTGCTCCTATCGGTGGTCGGGATGGGGGCCGTCGTCTACGACGTCCGTGGCTGA